In Candidatus Polarisedimenticolaceae bacterium, the following proteins share a genomic window:
- a CDS encoding MopE-related protein, translating to MRRTRGFVALLAVVFVSVAASHSASPRTITMEDRISAQRAIEEVYWRHRIWPKENPGKKPSLDAVMPESMLRSRVDDYLKKSNAAMSIWRRPITAGQLQAELNRMARDSRDPKLLQELFDALNDDAELIAETLARPILADRLIRSWYAGRHESIDFDIWWKSQALQSDFAAAAHPYVLPPLAATCAGGTWSPTRTEVPDPRYDHFTVWTGSEMIVWGGRSRLGPLSTGGRYDPATDTWEPISSVGSFPTTSSQSSVVWTGTEMILWGGTQSGSVHTVDTGARYNPATDTWRPTSTGANTPAARFEHTAVWTGSEMIVWGGTDYTFPGPVVGGRYNPVTDTWAPTSTGPGLPSPRVFASAVWTGSEMIVWGGTLVGPGTATNTGARYDPSADTWTEVPIDDGTPSPRQNSSAVWTGSEMIIWGGENSPSSTNANRYDPVANVWHVTSTAPLPGHSRLGQSVIWTGSKMIVWGGAGSVPAGCAYTPSTDAWSPIASAPSPTASGQMAVWTGTEMIVWGGGYYDDYNNYGGRYDPSTDSWVSTSMSPAVPSARESASAVWTGSEMIVWGGVINPFRSNSAYLNTGGRYSPATDSWAPTSHGADVPTPRRYHTAVWDGREMIVWGGTPAPTVGLNTGGRYDPISDSWRPTSIGVGVPPAGQYFVVWTGHEMILVSTSCAGGRYDPIADEWTSIATASAPSGCGSAVWSGSEVITWSGLNSSGGRYDPVADHWTSIASTGSLLGYRFDYTSVWTGREMIVWGGLGNSYYNDGARYDPSTDSWQPTSTGANVPSARSQAQAVWTGSEMFLWGGATPYQSPTDIGALYRPDTDSWTTAPLNDETPTSRTTFAMIWTGAQAIVWGGDPGTATGALYCACPNGSMFYRDGDGDGYGNPAITVASCDGTPPAGYVADATDCNDAAASTHPGAAEVCDGVDNNCDGVIDEGPGGFDADGDLVAGACDNCPLVFNPTQSDFDHDGEGDACDLNDGEIWQWRADKTSVSWQAEQGPTEWNVYTGDLAVLRAIGVYTQGSNQCHLASTTAPDTSDPAPGSGTFTLVTGVTNGVEGPLGNSSTGPRPNGSPCP from the coding sequence ATGCGCCGAACGCGGGGATTCGTCGCGCTTCTCGCCGTCGTGTTCGTGTCGGTGGCGGCTTCCCATTCAGCGTCGCCCCGCACGATCACCATGGAAGATCGCATCTCGGCTCAGCGCGCGATCGAAGAGGTCTACTGGCGGCATCGCATCTGGCCGAAGGAGAACCCGGGAAAGAAGCCGTCGCTCGATGCGGTGATGCCGGAGAGCATGTTGCGCAGCCGTGTGGATGACTACTTGAAGAAGTCGAATGCGGCCATGTCGATCTGGCGCCGTCCGATCACGGCAGGGCAACTCCAGGCCGAGCTGAACCGCATGGCGCGCGATTCGCGCGATCCGAAGCTGCTTCAAGAACTGTTCGACGCTCTCAACGACGACGCGGAGCTGATCGCCGAGACGCTGGCGCGTCCGATTCTCGCCGACCGGCTGATCCGTAGCTGGTACGCCGGTCGCCACGAGTCCATCGATTTCGACATCTGGTGGAAGAGCCAGGCACTGCAGTCCGACTTCGCTGCGGCAGCCCATCCCTACGTGCTCCCGCCGCTCGCCGCGACGTGTGCCGGCGGGACTTGGTCTCCCACGCGGACTGAGGTCCCCGATCCGCGCTACGATCACTTCACCGTCTGGACGGGATCCGAAATGATCGTCTGGGGAGGGCGGAGCCGTCTCGGTCCGCTCTCGACGGGCGGCCGCTACGACCCGGCGACCGACACGTGGGAGCCCATCTCGTCTGTAGGTTCGTTTCCCACAACTTCCTCCCAATCATCGGTCGTGTGGACCGGTACCGAGATGATTCTCTGGGGAGGGACGCAGTCGGGCTCGGTTCACACCGTCGATACCGGCGCCCGTTACAACCCGGCCACGGACACCTGGCGTCCGACCTCGACGGGCGCGAACACGCCGGCCGCTCGCTTCGAGCACACCGCCGTCTGGACCGGAAGCGAGATGATCGTCTGGGGAGGAACGGACTACACCTTCCCCGGGCCCGTCGTCGGCGGCCGCTACAACCCGGTGACCGACACCTGGGCGCCGACGTCGACGGGCCCCGGCCTGCCGAGCCCGCGCGTATTCGCGAGTGCCGTCTGGACCGGCTCGGAGATGATCGTGTGGGGTGGGACGCTCGTCGGCCCCGGCACAGCGACGAATACAGGCGCCAGATACGACCCCAGTGCCGACACCTGGACCGAGGTGCCCATCGATGACGGTACGCCGTCCCCCCGTCAGAATTCGTCCGCTGTTTGGACCGGCTCCGAGATGATCATCTGGGGAGGCGAGAACTCGCCTTCGTCGACCAACGCCAACCGCTATGACCCGGTGGCGAATGTGTGGCACGTCACGTCCACCGCACCGCTGCCCGGCCACTCCCGCCTCGGACAATCCGTAATTTGGACCGGCTCCAAGATGATCGTCTGGGGCGGGGCCGGGTCCGTCCCGGCCGGATGCGCGTACACGCCGTCGACCGATGCGTGGTCACCGATCGCCTCCGCCCCGTCTCCCACCGCCAGCGGGCAAATGGCGGTCTGGACCGGAACGGAGATGATCGTTTGGGGCGGCGGCTATTACGACGACTACAACAATTATGGTGGTCGGTACGACCCGTCGACCGACTCCTGGGTCTCGACCTCGATGAGCCCCGCGGTCCCATCGGCGCGCGAATCGGCGTCGGCCGTCTGGACCGGGAGCGAGATGATCGTCTGGGGTGGCGTGATCAATCCGTTCCGCTCCAACTCGGCTTATCTCAACACCGGCGGTCGGTACTCTCCTGCAACCGACAGCTGGGCGCCGACCTCGCATGGCGCCGACGTTCCGACCCCACGGCGTTATCACACTGCGGTGTGGGACGGCCGCGAGATGATCGTTTGGGGCGGTACTCCCGCTCCGACCGTCGGCCTCAACACCGGCGGCCGTTACGATCCAATCAGCGATAGCTGGCGCCCGACTTCCATCGGCGTCGGTGTTCCACCTGCAGGACAGTACTTCGTCGTCTGGACCGGACACGAGATGATCCTTGTTTCCACTTCCTGCGCGGGCGGTCGATACGATCCCATCGCCGACGAATGGACGAGCATCGCAACCGCCAGTGCTCCGTCAGGCTGCGGTTCGGCCGTCTGGTCGGGTAGCGAAGTCATCACGTGGAGCGGACTCAACTCCAGTGGCGGCCGTTACGACCCCGTTGCGGATCACTGGACCTCGATCGCTTCGACCGGCTCGCTTCTCGGTTACCGCTTCGACTACACGAGCGTGTGGACCGGAAGAGAGATGATCGTGTGGGGCGGCTTGGGAAACAGCTACTACAACGACGGTGCACGGTACGATCCTTCGACCGACAGCTGGCAGCCGACATCGACGGGAGCCAATGTGCCGTCGGCGCGCTCTCAGGCGCAGGCCGTTTGGACGGGCTCCGAGATGTTCCTGTGGGGCGGCGCAACGCCCTACCAATCGCCGACGGACATCGGCGCGTTGTACCGTCCGGACACCGATTCCTGGACTACGGCGCCATTGAACGACGAAACGCCGACGTCGAGAACGACTTTCGCGATGATTTGGACCGGCGCTCAGGCGATCGTTTGGGGCGGCGACCCGGGGACCGCAACCGGCGCCCTCTACTGCGCTTGCCCGAACGGCTCGATGTTCTATCGCGACGGGGATGGCGATGGGTACGGCAACCCCGCGATCACGGTGGCGAGCTGCGACGGGACTCCGCCCGCCGGCTACGTCGCCGACGCGACCGATTGCAACGATGCGGCGGCCAGCACACACCCCGGAGCCGCCGAAGTGTGTGATGGCGTCGACAACAACTGCGACGGTGTCATCGATGAAGGGCCCGGCGGCTTCGACGCCGACGGCGATCTCGTCGCCGGCGCGTGCGACAACTGCCCGCTGGTCTTCAATCCTACGCAATCCGACTTCGACCACGACGGCGAAGGCGACGCGTGCGATTTGAACGACGGCGAGATCTGGCAGTGGCGCGCTGACAAGACGTCGGTTTCGTGGCAGGCGGAGCAGGGGCCGACGGAGTGGAATGTCTACACCGGCGATCTCGCGGTGCTCCGTGCAATCGGCGTCTACACCCAAGGCTCGAACCAGTGCCATCTCGCGTCGACGACGGCGCCCGACACGAGTGATCCGGCGCCGGGGAGCGGGACGTTCACCCTCGTCACCGGCGTCACGAACGGTGTGGAGGGACCGCTAGGGAACAGCAGCACGGGTCCGAGACCGAATGGGAGTCCGTGTCCATGA
- a CDS encoding Uma2 family endonuclease — protein MELKTEDDLFELPNSDERHELVAGFIVAEPLPSPLHDQVRQRLFLRIHEFVAARKLGKVFFATGFKLSVSPDTVRGPDFAFVRGERLSGHNLLRFIPGAPDLAVEVLSPTNRRGEILIKVAEYLHANGRLVWVIDPRRRLATTYRSLDPPRLIAADGALEGEDVLPGFSVPLASLFSDL, from the coding sequence ATGGAATTGAAGACCGAAGACGATCTCTTCGAGCTCCCGAACAGCGATGAGCGTCATGAGCTCGTGGCAGGTTTCATCGTCGCGGAGCCGCTGCCGTCGCCTTTGCACGATCAAGTGCGGCAGCGCCTTTTTCTGCGGATCCACGAATTCGTCGCGGCTCGCAAACTGGGAAAGGTTTTTTTCGCGACCGGCTTCAAACTGTCAGTCAGTCCAGACACGGTTCGCGGGCCAGATTTCGCGTTCGTTCGCGGTGAACGCCTCTCCGGGCACAATCTTCTTCGGTTCATCCCTGGCGCACCGGACTTGGCGGTCGAGGTCCTTTCGCCCACGAATCGCCGCGGCGAAATTCTCATCAAGGTTGCCGAATACCTGCACGCGAACGGAAGGCTCGTGTGGGTCATCGATCCAAGGAGGAGGTTGGCAACCACCTACCGGTCTCTCGACCCCCCGCGCCTCATCGCCGCCGACGGCGCGCTCGAAGGCGAAGACGTTCTCCCCGGCTTCTCGGTCCCGCTCGCCTCGCTCTTCTCCGACCTCTAG
- a CDS encoding MopE-related protein, producing MKKAIVFLIVSIGISWVVAATPRTITMDDRIVAQRAIEEVYWRHRIWPKENPGKKPPLDAVMPASAIRAKVNDYLQQSNALDALWHRPITPDQLQAELDRIGRDSRDRNTLREIVEALGNDPFLIAETLARETLVDRLIRSWHGEGGTDLSFETWWAETKHSIPMNDGLATTTRTFALPVLDPGACTPDTWSPTAMDVPDGRYEHVAVWTGAEMIVWGGENGGIAAINGGRYDPATDSWRSTSLGPNVPALGLYSTAVWTGTEMIVWGGQYTDQVGTSGITYEDKGARYDPATDTWRPTSMGANTPVGRMNHTAIWTGTEMVIWGGRAKVGGIGTDVNTGGRYDPVSDSWMPTGVASTTPKAREGHTAVWTGTRMIVWGGSGIDVANSGAIYDPVADTWVPTSTGVGAPSARSGHLAVWTGSLMIVWGGQASSNSVNTGGRYDPATDSWQSTSIGSGVPTGDSSRVAVWTGSRMIVANGAAATYDPLGDTWSPIATGPSNGLGASAVWTGTEMIVWGGLRGSSASNTGFRYSPAANSWIPTRTMQAAPPAARGAASVWTGTEMIVWGGWDSTGGGGYRNTGGRYRPATDSWMPTSTGAGVPPPRELATGVWTGSEMIVWGGNGNGGGRYDPTSDAWVRTSDIGAPSNRWFHTAVWTGREMIVWGGSASNSSTNTGGRYDPRTDTWRATSTDASVPVPRADHVAVWTGSRMIVWGGTGATNTGGQYDPATDSWVATSTGPNVPIGRQDASAVWTGEEMIVWGGCCTKNSGGRYDPVSDTWQPTSIGAGVPTARSVPTAVWTGNRMIVFGGSDTSHYPRPSGGALYDPSLDSWSPMTDWSYPSRVLILGSAVWTGSSMAVWGGDPSTAQGALYCACPSGQLFYRDADGDGYGDPGVSMPSCDGTPPAGYVADATDCNDAAANTHPGAAEVCDGVDNNCDGVIDEGPSGFDADGDLVAGACDNCPFVFNPTQSDSDHDGEGDACDLNDGEIWQWRDDKTSVSWQAEQGPTEWNVYTGDLAVLRATGVYTQGDQQCHLESTVAADTNDPAPGSGTFTLVTGVTGGVEGSLGNGSMGPRPNTNPCP from the coding sequence ATGAAGAAGGCGATCGTGTTCCTGATCGTGTCGATAGGAATCTCATGGGTCGTCGCTGCGACGCCACGCACGATCACGATGGACGACCGCATCGTCGCGCAGCGCGCGATCGAAGAGGTCTACTGGCGGCACCGGATCTGGCCGAAGGAGAACCCTGGAAAGAAGCCGCCACTCGACGCCGTGATGCCGGCTTCGGCGATCCGCGCGAAGGTCAACGATTACCTCCAGCAGTCGAATGCTCTCGATGCCTTGTGGCATCGCCCGATCACTCCGGACCAGCTCCAGGCCGAGCTCGACCGCATAGGTCGCGACTCGCGCGACCGCAACACGCTGCGCGAAATCGTCGAAGCGCTCGGCAACGATCCGTTCCTCATCGCCGAAACGCTCGCGAGGGAGACGCTGGTCGATCGCTTGATTCGGAGCTGGCACGGCGAGGGAGGCACGGACCTATCGTTCGAGACCTGGTGGGCTGAGACGAAACACTCGATCCCCATGAACGACGGATTGGCGACGACGACGCGTACCTTCGCACTTCCAGTTCTCGATCCCGGCGCCTGCACGCCCGACACGTGGAGCCCGACGGCGATGGATGTGCCGGATGGACGGTACGAACACGTCGCCGTGTGGACCGGCGCCGAGATGATCGTTTGGGGTGGTGAGAACGGAGGGATCGCCGCGATCAACGGCGGACGATACGACCCCGCGACCGATTCGTGGAGGTCGACGTCGCTTGGCCCGAACGTGCCCGCGCTCGGGCTGTACAGCACCGCCGTCTGGACCGGGACCGAAATGATCGTCTGGGGCGGGCAGTACACGGATCAGGTCGGTACGAGTGGGATCACCTATGAAGACAAGGGCGCCCGCTACGATCCGGCGACCGACACGTGGCGACCGACGTCGATGGGTGCGAACACACCGGTCGGTAGGATGAACCACACAGCGATCTGGACCGGAACCGAGATGGTCATCTGGGGCGGGCGCGCCAAGGTCGGCGGCATTGGAACGGACGTCAACACGGGTGGACGTTACGACCCTGTTTCCGACAGCTGGATGCCCACGGGAGTCGCTTCCACGACGCCTAAGGCGCGAGAAGGCCACACGGCCGTCTGGACGGGAACCCGGATGATCGTGTGGGGCGGAAGCGGCATCGACGTCGCGAACTCGGGCGCGATCTACGATCCGGTTGCCGATACCTGGGTTCCGACGTCGACGGGAGTCGGCGCTCCGTCGGCGCGCTCGGGACATCTCGCCGTCTGGACGGGTAGCTTGATGATCGTTTGGGGCGGCCAAGCGTCGTCGAATTCCGTCAACACGGGCGGTCGTTACGACCCGGCGACCGATAGCTGGCAATCGACCTCGATCGGATCTGGGGTTCCAACGGGCGACTCCAGCCGCGTCGCCGTATGGACCGGCTCCAGGATGATCGTCGCGAACGGAGCCGCTGCAACGTACGACCCGCTGGGCGACACCTGGTCACCGATCGCGACTGGCCCGAGCAATGGGCTCGGTGCGTCGGCGGTCTGGACGGGCACTGAGATGATCGTGTGGGGCGGCCTGAGGGGCAGCAGCGCGTCCAATACCGGTTTTCGCTATTCCCCGGCCGCGAACTCGTGGATCCCGACACGTACGATGCAGGCGGCGCCGCCGGCGGCGCGTGGCGCGGCTTCAGTGTGGACCGGCACCGAGATGATCGTGTGGGGCGGCTGGGACAGCACGGGTGGTGGTGGCTACCGTAACACCGGCGGCCGCTATCGACCGGCGACCGATAGTTGGATGCCGACCTCCACCGGCGCCGGCGTTCCGCCTCCGCGCGAGCTCGCCACTGGCGTGTGGACCGGGAGCGAGATGATCGTGTGGGGCGGCAACGGCAACGGGGGCGGCCGCTACGATCCCACATCCGACGCGTGGGTGCGGACCTCGGATATCGGCGCACCCTCCAACAGGTGGTTTCACACGGCGGTGTGGACCGGGAGGGAGATGATCGTCTGGGGAGGAAGCGCTTCCAACTCATCCACGAATACCGGCGGCCGTTACGATCCCCGCACCGACACATGGCGAGCCACCTCGACCGACGCCAGCGTCCCGGTGCCACGCGCCGACCACGTCGCCGTATGGACCGGCTCACGCATGATCGTGTGGGGCGGGACCGGTGCGACGAACACAGGCGGGCAGTACGATCCCGCAACGGACTCTTGGGTGGCCACGTCGACCGGACCGAACGTCCCGATCGGACGGCAGGATGCGTCGGCAGTCTGGACCGGTGAGGAGATGATCGTCTGGGGCGGCTGCTGCACGAAGAATTCCGGCGGACGGTACGACCCGGTGTCGGACACTTGGCAACCAACCTCGATCGGCGCCGGCGTTCCGACCGCGCGGTCCGTGCCCACGGCGGTGTGGACTGGAAATCGGATGATCGTCTTCGGTGGTTCCGACACCTCCCACTATCCGAGGCCGAGCGGCGGCGCGCTCTATGACCCATCACTCGACAGTTGGTCTCCGATGACCGACTGGTCTTACCCGAGCCGGGTGCTGATACTCGGCTCCGCTGTATGGACCGGGTCCTCGATGGCTGTTTGGGGCGGCGATCCCTCCACCGCCCAAGGCGCGCTCTACTGCGCGTGCCCAAGTGGTCAGTTGTTCTACCGCGATGCCGACGGTGACGGCTACGGCGATCCCGGCGTGTCGATGCCGAGCTGCGACGGCACGCCGCCCGCCGGTTACGTCGCCGACGCGACCGATTGCAACGATGCGGCGGCCAACACACACCCCGGAGCCGCTGAAGTGTGTGACGGTGTCGACAACAACTGCGACGGCGTCATCGATGAAGGGCCCAGTGGCTTCGACGCCGACGGCGATCTCGTCGCCGGCGCGTGCGACAACTGCCCGTTCGTCTTCAACCCGACGCAATCCGACTCCGACCACGACGGCGAAGGCGACGCGTGCGATCTCAACGACGGCGAGATCTGGCAGTGGAGAGACGACAAGACGTCGGTGTCGTGGCAGGCGGAGCAGGGGCCGACCGAGTGGAACGTCTACACCGGCGACCTCGCGGTGCTCCGCGCGACGGGCGTGTACACGCAGGGCGATCAGCAGTGCCATCTCGAGTCGACGGTCGCAGCCGACACGAACGATCCGGCGCCCGGGAGCGGGACATTCACGCTCGTGACGGGAGTGACCGGCGGCGTCGAGGGGTCGCTCGGCAACGGCAGCATGGGTCCGAGACCGAATACGAACCCCTGTCCGTAA
- a CDS encoding Uma2 family endonuclease: protein MIVAEPQVRGRHDRVMRRFLKILDPFVTDAGLGEIFGAHGYLLKRDPDTVRGPDLSFVALERLADYDDTQFFRGAPDLAIEILSPSNRAGEIREKVADYLDAGARWVWVIDPEKRTATTYRALDAPHHISPEGMLEGEDVLPGFSVRVASLFEEI from the coding sequence TTGATCGTCGCCGAGCCTCAAGTCAGGGGGCGTCACGATCGCGTCATGCGCCGGTTCTTGAAGATACTCGACCCATTCGTGACGGACGCGGGCTTGGGAGAAATCTTCGGCGCTCACGGTTACTTGCTCAAGCGCGATCCTGATACGGTTCGCGGCCCGGACTTGTCGTTCGTCGCTCTCGAGCGGCTCGCCGACTATGACGACACGCAGTTCTTTCGCGGCGCTCCCGATCTCGCCATCGAGATCCTCTCGCCTTCGAATCGCGCAGGCGAGATCCGGGAGAAAGTCGCGGACTACCTCGACGCCGGCGCCCGCTGGGTCTGGGTCATCGACCCCGAGAAGAGAACGGCGACGACTTATCGCGCGCTCGACGCGCCACATCACATCTCGCCTGAGGGAATGCTGGAAGGCGAGGACGTTCTTCCGGGATTCTCGGTGCGTGTCGCCTCGCTCTTCGAAGAGATATGA
- a CDS encoding efflux RND transporter permease subunit codes for MRAFTDLFIRRPVLAIVVNVLILIMGVQAIRTLNVRQYPRNENASVTVTTVYVGASADLVRGFITAPLERSIAAADGIDYLESQSALGLSTITARLKLNTDSRKALAEIASKVDQVRGDLPPEAQVPVINIETADSQFASCYLSFSSPVLQQNEITDYLVRAIQPRLSAIDGVQRADILGGRTFAMRIWLKPERMAALNVSPQQVRRALAANNYLAAVGQTKGSLIQVNLTANTDLRSVPEFKQLVVRQEKDSLVRLGDVADVALGAEDYNTEVRFSGETAVFMGIWVLPNANSLDVIQAVQKEVTKIQADLPSDMKAKVAYDATGYIRDALREVTKTLIETLIIVMIVIFLFLGSFRSVLIPIVAIPVSLIGAVFLMQVFGFTVNLLTLLAIVLSVGLVVDDAIVVVENVERHIREGLTPIKAALSGARELLGPIIAMTITLATVYAPIGLQGGLTGSLFREFAFTLAGAVAISGVVALTLSPVMSSRLLSAEAENKGFAGRINRDFDRFRNFYGRMLDRTLEARPAVYVFWIGLALLCIPMFQMSQKELAPTEDQGVIFGIVEAPANATIDDTVRYANKADEIFRGVPETAYTFQLTFPSSGFGGAVLKPWGDRPRTAFQILPEVQGKLSKIPGINMFPIMPPPLPGGGNFPFEVVIGSTVEPDRILEVAKKLQEAAATAKPPMFWFPPIIDTKLDQPQTEIDIDRDKVAALGLDLTQVGSDISAMIGGNFVNRFNIEGRSYKVIPQAQRESRLTPDQLQQIYVTGPDNSLIPLSTIATLKNTTQPRTLNRFQQLNAVKLSGAPAVPLDKALKFIEDEAHKIMPEGYVLDYTGESRQLRTEGNTFLPAFALALTLIFLVLAAQFNSFRDPFIILAGSVPLAMFGALIMTFLKIPDPNTHFFTNGWTTTLNIYSQVGLVTLIGLVSKNGILVVEFANQLQRQGIPKLQAIQQAARTRLRPVMMTTVATVAGHFPLVLVTGAGAIARNSIGLVLVAGMSIGTCFTLFVVPSLYMLIARDHTKEGRLPEEEEDTTGHGEHELALGA; via the coding sequence AAGGCGCTCGCCGAGATCGCGAGCAAGGTCGATCAGGTGCGCGGCGACCTGCCGCCCGAGGCGCAGGTCCCGGTCATCAACATCGAGACCGCCGACTCCCAGTTCGCCTCGTGCTACCTGAGCTTCAGCTCGCCGGTGCTCCAGCAGAACGAGATCACCGACTACCTCGTCCGCGCGATCCAGCCGCGCCTCTCGGCGATCGACGGCGTGCAACGCGCCGACATCCTGGGCGGCCGCACCTTCGCCATGCGGATCTGGCTGAAGCCCGAGCGGATGGCGGCGCTGAACGTCAGCCCGCAGCAGGTGCGGCGCGCCCTCGCCGCGAACAACTACCTCGCCGCGGTCGGGCAGACGAAGGGCTCGCTCATCCAGGTCAACCTGACCGCGAACACCGACCTCCGCTCGGTGCCGGAGTTCAAGCAGCTCGTCGTCCGCCAGGAGAAGGACTCGCTCGTCCGCCTGGGCGACGTCGCCGACGTCGCGCTCGGCGCCGAGGACTACAACACCGAGGTCCGCTTCTCGGGCGAGACCGCGGTCTTCATGGGGATCTGGGTCCTCCCGAACGCAAACTCGCTCGACGTGATCCAGGCGGTCCAGAAGGAGGTCACGAAGATCCAGGCCGACCTCCCGAGCGACATGAAGGCGAAGGTCGCGTACGACGCGACCGGCTACATCCGCGACGCGCTCCGCGAGGTGACGAAGACGCTGATCGAAACGCTGATCATCGTCATGATCGTGATCTTCCTGTTCCTGGGGTCGTTCCGGTCGGTCCTCATCCCGATCGTCGCGATTCCGGTGTCGCTCATCGGCGCGGTCTTCCTGATGCAGGTCTTCGGCTTCACCGTCAACCTGCTCACGCTCCTCGCGATCGTCCTCTCGGTCGGCCTCGTCGTCGACGACGCGATCGTCGTCGTCGAGAACGTCGAGCGGCACATCCGCGAAGGCTTGACACCGATCAAGGCGGCGCTCTCCGGAGCGCGCGAGCTCCTGGGACCGATCATCGCGATGACGATCACGCTCGCGACCGTCTACGCGCCGATCGGCCTCCAGGGCGGGTTGACCGGATCGCTCTTCCGCGAGTTCGCCTTCACGCTCGCCGGGGCGGTCGCGATCTCGGGGGTCGTGGCGCTCACGCTGTCGCCGGTCATGTCGTCGCGCCTGCTCTCGGCCGAGGCCGAGAACAAGGGCTTTGCCGGCCGCATCAACCGCGATTTCGACCGCTTCCGCAACTTCTACGGCCGGATGCTCGACCGGACCCTCGAGGCGCGTCCGGCGGTCTACGTCTTCTGGATCGGCCTCGCCCTCCTCTGCATCCCGATGTTCCAGATGTCCCAGAAGGAGCTGGCCCCGACGGAAGACCAGGGGGTCATCTTCGGCATCGTCGAAGCGCCCGCGAACGCGACGATCGACGACACGGTCCGCTACGCGAACAAGGCCGACGAGATCTTCCGCGGCGTCCCGGAGACCGCCTACACCTTCCAGCTCACCTTTCCGTCGTCCGGGTTCGGCGGCGCCGTGCTCAAGCCGTGGGGCGACCGCCCGCGCACCGCGTTCCAGATCCTCCCCGAAGTGCAGGGCAAGCTGTCCAAGATCCCCGGCATCAACATGTTCCCGATCATGCCGCCTCCGCTCCCCGGCGGCGGCAATTTCCCGTTCGAGGTCGTGATCGGCTCGACCGTCGAGCCGGACCGCATCCTCGAGGTCGCGAAGAAGCTGCAGGAAGCCGCCGCGACCGCCAAGCCGCCGATGTTCTGGTTCCCCCCGATCATCGACACCAAGCTCGACCAGCCGCAGACCGAGATCGACATCGATCGCGACAAGGTCGCCGCGCTCGGCCTCGACCTGACGCAGGTCGGCTCGGACATCTCGGCGATGATCGGCGGCAACTTCGTCAACCGGTTCAACATCGAGGGACGCAGCTACAAGGTCATCCCGCAGGCGCAGCGCGAATCGCGCCTGACCCCGGACCAGCTCCAGCAGATCTACGTCACCGGGCCCGACAACTCGCTCATCCCGCTGAGCACGATCGCGACCCTGAAGAACACGACCCAGCCCCGCACGCTGAACCGCTTCCAGCAGCTGAACGCCGTGAAGCTCTCCGGCGCCCCGGCCGTGCCGCTCGACAAGGCGCTCAAGTTCATCGAGGACGAGGCGCACAAGATCATGCCCGAGGGGTACGTCCTCGACTACACGGGCGAGTCGCGCCAGCTTCGCACGGAGGGGAACACCTTCCTTCCGGCGTTCGCGCTGGCGCTGACGCTGATCTTCCTCGTGCTCGCGGCCCAGTTCAACAGCTTCCGCGACCCCTTCATCATCCTCGCCGGCTCGGTGCCCCTCGCGATGTTCGGCGCGCTCATCATGACGTTCCTGAAGATCCCCGATCCGAATACGCACTTCTTTACGAACGGCTGGACGACGACGCTCAACATCTACTCGCAGGTCGGGCTCGTCACGCTGATCGGACTCGTCTCGAAGAACGGGATCCTCGTCGTCGAGTTCGCGAACCAGCTCCAGCGCCAGGGGATCCCGAAGTTGCAGGCGATCCAGCAGGCGGCCCGCACGCGCCTGCGCCCCGTCATGATGACGACCGTCGCGACGGTCGCCGGCCACTTCCCGCTCGTCCTCGTCACCGGCGCCGGCGCCATCGCGCGTAACTCGATCGGTCTCGTCCTCGTCGCCGGCATGTCGATCGGCACGTGCTTCACGCTCTTTGTCGTACCGTCGCTCTACATGCTCATCGCGCGCGATCACACCAAGGAAGGACGACTCCCCGAGGAAGAGGAAGACACCACCGGACACGGGGAGCATGAGCTCGCGTTGGGGGCGTGA